The stretch of DNA GCGCAGGTCGGCGAGCACGGAGTCGATGCCGTTCTTGTCGATCAGGCGCAGGCCAGCGTTCGAAACGCGCAGGCGCACCCAACGGTTTTCGCTTTCAACCCAGAAACGGCGGTTTTGCAGATTCGGGAGAAAACGACGCTTGGTCTTGTTGTTCGCGTGGGAAACGTTGTTGCCGCTCATCGGCGCTTTCCCAGTTACTTGGCATACGCGTGCCATGAGAGCACTCCTAATACGCTTAAATTCTGAGTTCGAACGCCGCTGAGGTTTCAGGGAAGGCGAGGCGGTGGTTCGTGATCCGCACGTATGGATGTGGACTGAACCGACTCGACGCCAACACCGAAACACCGTGATGGGCTTCGGAACAGGGTTGGAAAGAGGCAAACCGCGATTCTAGCAGAAAAACTGCAGGAAAATC from Paraburkholderia caballeronis encodes:
- the rpmB gene encoding 50S ribosomal protein L28, encoding MARVCQVTGKAPMSGNNVSHANNKTKRRFLPNLQNRRFWVESENRWVRLRVSNAGLRLIDKNGIDSVLADLRARGEA